The following proteins are co-located in the Dromaius novaehollandiae isolate bDroNov1 chromosome 10, bDroNov1.hap1, whole genome shotgun sequence genome:
- the PLEKHO2 gene encoding pleckstrin homology domain-containing family O member 2 isoform X1, whose protein sequence is MARIRVSCCTPDTKEDVAEKPKSAPTAEKFGWIKKSSGGLLGLWKDRYIQLRKTQLVVYEDEDEQKCIETVELESYDKCQELRALLKKKNRFILIRSPGKKVHDIKFQASTLEEKESWIKALNEGINRGKNKIFDEVKVDESLSLDHVTRDRVKMTQGRRPPTRSHLKEAAKSTSDGILRLDLDIVDNGPPNLDSTISESDNPPPQKETPKPPMPPIKPTGTKEKQDAENTAPDQEHKKPLSPPLPPDKKLKESIASKDTVNATEEDSVSREENVEESKAPSEENRETLTEVNNKGIAKAPIPLPKSVPDKLKVTWDQPVPEPQSTEDLKSSGDGSKENLVEIATAEVTKPLVPPKVLSEKFLAATNSSQGDLEGEGLEDLKSHSSNPPVNGIEDSEVAESTSLKAETEEGNERTSEEKEQQTLAEQRETSLATETGHESVKATIEKKTSGESTSALKLRSSSLGDLLSDSKTTQRALTGQDFPKVSHHCVAKMEEKVANEREKTEKLLQKVLREGLEQAQEGNGPPAMAETLLNEAVEQLRQATQVLQEIKDFGELKKESTEKQKGKQKDLVTLYRRSAP, encoded by the exons ATGGCACGCATCAGGGTGTCCTGCTGTACACCG GATACAAAGGAGGACGTCGCAGAGAAACCAAAATCTGCTCCAACCGCAGAGAAATTTGGCTGGATTAAGAAAAGCAGTGGGGGACTTTTGGGATTATGGAAGGATCGTTACATCCAGCTACGCAAAACACAGCTAGTGGTCTACGAAGATGAG gATGAACAGAAATGCATAGAAACAGTGGAACTGGAGAGTTATGACAAATGCCAGGAGCTGCGTGCgctactaaaaaagaaaaaccgtTTCATTTTAATCCGCTCCCCGGGTAAGAAG GTTCATGATATCAAATTTCAAGCTTCAACTTTGGAAGAAAAGGAATCATGGATAAAAGCTCTTAATGAAGGGATCAATAGAggcaaaaacaaaatatttgatgaG GTGAAAGTAGACGAGAGCCTTTCCTTGGACCACGTGACTCGGGACAGAGTGAAAATGACCCAAGGACGCAGGCCACCCACGAGAAGCCACCTGAAGGAG GCTGCCAAGTCTACATCAGATGGTATCCTGAGACTAGATCTGGATATAGTGGACAACGGACCACCAAACTTGGACTCCACTATCAGCGAAAGTGACAATCCCCCACCTCAGAAAGAAACTCCAAAGCCACCTATGCCACCTATAAAACCCACtggcacaaaagaaaaacaagatgcgGAGAATACCGCTCCTGACCAGGAACACAAAAAACCTTTGTCCCCTCCATTGCCTCCAGATAAGAAGCTTAAGGAAAGTATAGCATCAAAGGACACTGTCAATGCCACGGAAGAGGACTCTGTAAGCAGAGAGGAGAATGTGGAAGAATCCAAAGCACCAAGTGAGGAGAACAGAGAGACCCTCACAGAGGTCAACAACAAGGGCATAGCAAAAGCTCCAATTCCTCTTCCTAAGAGCGTGCCAGACAAGCTAAAAGTAACTTGGGACCAACCGGTCCCTGAGCCTCAAAGCACAGAAGACTTGAAATCATCAGGAGATGGTAGCAAAGAGAATCTTGTGGAGATTGCCACAGCAGAGGTAACAAAGCCTCTTGTTCCTCCTAAGGTTCTGTCAGAAAAATTTCTAGCCGCTACAAACTCCAGCCAGGGTGACCTGGAAGGTGAGGGTTTGGAAGACCTGAAATCTCACAGTTCTAATCCCCCCGTGAATGGGATCGAAGACAGTGAAGTAGCAGAGTCCACATCCCTGAAAgctgaaactgaagaaggaaatgagAGAACCTCTGAAGAGAAGGAACAGCAAACATTAGCAGAACAGAGAGAGACTTCCTTAGCTACAGAAACAGGCCATGAGAGTGTAAAAGCGACTATTGAGAAGAAGACATCTGGAGAAAGCACTTCAGCTCTCAAACTTCGCAGTTCTTCTCTGGGAGACTTGCTGTCTGATTCCAAAACTACACAGAGAGCACTTACAGGCCAAGATTTCCCCAAGGTTTCCCATCACTGTGTAGCTAAAATGGAGGAGAAGGTTgctaatgaaagagaaaagacagaaaaacttcTGCAGAAGGTTTTACGTGAAGGGTTGGAACAGGCCCAGGAGGGGAACGGACCCCCAGCGATGGCAGAGACATTACTCAATGAGGCAGTAGAACAACTTCGGCAAGCTACGCAAGTCTTACAAGAAATTAAAGATTTTGGAGAACTGAAAAAAGAAtcaacagagaaacagaaaggaaagcaaaaggatCTAGTGACTCTTTATAGGAGAAGTGCTCCCTGA
- the PLEKHO2 gene encoding pleckstrin homology domain-containing family O member 2 isoform X2: MEQDTKEDVAEKPKSAPTAEKFGWIKKSSGGLLGLWKDRYIQLRKTQLVVYEDEDEQKCIETVELESYDKCQELRALLKKKNRFILIRSPGKKVHDIKFQASTLEEKESWIKALNEGINRGKNKIFDEVKVDESLSLDHVTRDRVKMTQGRRPPTRSHLKEAAKSTSDGILRLDLDIVDNGPPNLDSTISESDNPPPQKETPKPPMPPIKPTGTKEKQDAENTAPDQEHKKPLSPPLPPDKKLKESIASKDTVNATEEDSVSREENVEESKAPSEENRETLTEVNNKGIAKAPIPLPKSVPDKLKVTWDQPVPEPQSTEDLKSSGDGSKENLVEIATAEVTKPLVPPKVLSEKFLAATNSSQGDLEGEGLEDLKSHSSNPPVNGIEDSEVAESTSLKAETEEGNERTSEEKEQQTLAEQRETSLATETGHESVKATIEKKTSGESTSALKLRSSSLGDLLSDSKTTQRALTGQDFPKVSHHCVAKMEEKVANEREKTEKLLQKVLREGLEQAQEGNGPPAMAETLLNEAVEQLRQATQVLQEIKDFGELKKESTEKQKGKQKDLVTLYRRSAP; the protein is encoded by the exons ATGGAGCAA GATACAAAGGAGGACGTCGCAGAGAAACCAAAATCTGCTCCAACCGCAGAGAAATTTGGCTGGATTAAGAAAAGCAGTGGGGGACTTTTGGGATTATGGAAGGATCGTTACATCCAGCTACGCAAAACACAGCTAGTGGTCTACGAAGATGAG gATGAACAGAAATGCATAGAAACAGTGGAACTGGAGAGTTATGACAAATGCCAGGAGCTGCGTGCgctactaaaaaagaaaaaccgtTTCATTTTAATCCGCTCCCCGGGTAAGAAG GTTCATGATATCAAATTTCAAGCTTCAACTTTGGAAGAAAAGGAATCATGGATAAAAGCTCTTAATGAAGGGATCAATAGAggcaaaaacaaaatatttgatgaG GTGAAAGTAGACGAGAGCCTTTCCTTGGACCACGTGACTCGGGACAGAGTGAAAATGACCCAAGGACGCAGGCCACCCACGAGAAGCCACCTGAAGGAG GCTGCCAAGTCTACATCAGATGGTATCCTGAGACTAGATCTGGATATAGTGGACAACGGACCACCAAACTTGGACTCCACTATCAGCGAAAGTGACAATCCCCCACCTCAGAAAGAAACTCCAAAGCCACCTATGCCACCTATAAAACCCACtggcacaaaagaaaaacaagatgcgGAGAATACCGCTCCTGACCAGGAACACAAAAAACCTTTGTCCCCTCCATTGCCTCCAGATAAGAAGCTTAAGGAAAGTATAGCATCAAAGGACACTGTCAATGCCACGGAAGAGGACTCTGTAAGCAGAGAGGAGAATGTGGAAGAATCCAAAGCACCAAGTGAGGAGAACAGAGAGACCCTCACAGAGGTCAACAACAAGGGCATAGCAAAAGCTCCAATTCCTCTTCCTAAGAGCGTGCCAGACAAGCTAAAAGTAACTTGGGACCAACCGGTCCCTGAGCCTCAAAGCACAGAAGACTTGAAATCATCAGGAGATGGTAGCAAAGAGAATCTTGTGGAGATTGCCACAGCAGAGGTAACAAAGCCTCTTGTTCCTCCTAAGGTTCTGTCAGAAAAATTTCTAGCCGCTACAAACTCCAGCCAGGGTGACCTGGAAGGTGAGGGTTTGGAAGACCTGAAATCTCACAGTTCTAATCCCCCCGTGAATGGGATCGAAGACAGTGAAGTAGCAGAGTCCACATCCCTGAAAgctgaaactgaagaaggaaatgagAGAACCTCTGAAGAGAAGGAACAGCAAACATTAGCAGAACAGAGAGAGACTTCCTTAGCTACAGAAACAGGCCATGAGAGTGTAAAAGCGACTATTGAGAAGAAGACATCTGGAGAAAGCACTTCAGCTCTCAAACTTCGCAGTTCTTCTCTGGGAGACTTGCTGTCTGATTCCAAAACTACACAGAGAGCACTTACAGGCCAAGATTTCCCCAAGGTTTCCCATCACTGTGTAGCTAAAATGGAGGAGAAGGTTgctaatgaaagagaaaagacagaaaaacttcTGCAGAAGGTTTTACGTGAAGGGTTGGAACAGGCCCAGGAGGGGAACGGACCCCCAGCGATGGCAGAGACATTACTCAATGAGGCAGTAGAACAACTTCGGCAAGCTACGCAAGTCTTACAAGAAATTAAAGATTTTGGAGAACTGAAAAAAGAAtcaacagagaaacagaaaggaaagcaaaaggatCTAGTGACTCTTTATAGGAGAAGTGCTCCCTGA